Proteins encoded within one genomic window of Thermococcus sp.:
- a CDS encoding TIGR00266 family protein, producing MRYTINHRPSFSLLEVELSQGEAIQAEAGAMVHMSPTIKMETKAKGGVFGALKRSMLGGESFFINTFRGPGTLGLAPSYPGDIEGLEIDGTLYAQSGAFLASSEGIRIDTKWGGAKTFFGREGLFLLKMSGKGMVFLSSFGAIYRKELHNEHFVIDTGHMVAFTEGLDFKVRRVGGLKSTLFSGEGLVAEFHGTGTLYIQTRSMDSFISWIIPHLPKGRD from the coding sequence TTGAGATACACGATAAACCACAGGCCGAGCTTTTCTCTGCTTGAGGTGGAGCTCTCCCAGGGGGAGGCCATTCAGGCGGAGGCCGGAGCCATGGTGCACATGAGCCCCACCATAAAGATGGAGACAAAAGCCAAGGGAGGCGTTTTTGGCGCTTTAAAGCGTTCAATGCTCGGGGGAGAGAGCTTTTTCATCAACACGTTCCGCGGGCCTGGGACTCTGGGGCTCGCACCGTCCTATCCCGGAGATATAGAGGGGCTAGAAATCGACGGAACCCTCTATGCCCAGAGCGGGGCTTTTCTGGCCAGCAGTGAGGGGATACGCATAGATACCAAGTGGGGAGGGGCAAAGACTTTCTTCGGAAGGGAAGGCCTTTTCCTCCTCAAGATGAGTGGGAAGGGTATGGTATTTCTCTCAAGCTTCGGGGCGATATACAGGAAGGAACTCCACAACGAGCATTTTGTTATAGATACCGGACACATGGTGGCCTTCACTGAGGGACTGGACTTCAAGGTAAGGCGTGTTGGAGGACTTAAGAGCACGCTCTTCAGCGGGGAAGGATTGGTGGCGGAATTCCACGGCACGGGAACTCTCTACATACAGACGAGGAGCATGGACAGTTTTATAAGCTGGATAATCCCCCACCTGCCGAAGGGCAGGGACTGA